In one window of Ruminococcus albus AD2013 DNA:
- the lgt gene encoding prolipoprotein diacylglyceryl transferase has protein sequence MNMNVMTALCTLAEDTAAVREKLKANPDKVYFPNFGNTNNILREGISIDRTVFTIPGVNFTVYWYGLLIGVGILLAMIYGYKKMRPCGIDPDRATDGVIGGVIGALIGLRLYYVIFNTEGITFKEFFNFRDGGLGIYGGLIGAILVGGSIIKIKKIRLSAMLDVTAPCFLIGQCIGRWGNFFNQECFGVNTDKPWGMLSWKTALFLSDHVDSLPDADAFAPVHPCFLYESLWCLVGFILLHLYFKHRKFDGEIFIMYAGWYGLGRFFIEGLRTDSLYLGHIRVSQLVAGTCVVASIVLWIVFRSITKRSGNYKFFYETEVSKAQLAEYAGYEDMQKEKKELKKKIAEAKHKGESFVELEKEYNEKFGKDAIKAQKQALKDAAEKDKTEIPNDGYKSILADDEDEDKKDSSED, from the coding sequence ATGAACATGAATGTTATGACTGCTCTCTGCACTTTGGCTGAGGATACTGCTGCGGTCAGGGAAAAACTGAAGGCTAACCCCGATAAGGTATATTTCCCGAATTTTGGCAACACGAACAATATTTTAAGAGAGGGCATATCCATCGACAGAACGGTATTTACCATTCCCGGTGTGAATTTTACAGTGTACTGGTACGGTCTGCTGATAGGTGTGGGCATACTTCTCGCAATGATATACGGCTACAAGAAGATGCGTCCCTGCGGCATTGACCCCGACAGGGCAACAGACGGTGTTATCGGCGGTGTTATCGGCGCACTTATCGGTCTCAGACTTTACTATGTCATATTCAACACCGAGGGTATTACCTTCAAGGAATTCTTTAATTTCCGCGACGGCGGTCTGGGAATATACGGCGGACTTATCGGCGCGATACTTGTGGGCGGAAGTATAATCAAGATCAAAAAGATAAGACTTTCGGCTATGCTGGACGTTACAGCACCCTGTTTCCTGATAGGACAGTGCATAGGCAGATGGGGAAATTTCTTTAATCAGGAGTGCTTCGGTGTGAACACCGACAAGCCCTGGGGAATGCTTTCCTGGAAGACAGCGCTTTTCCTTTCAGACCATGTGGACTCTCTCCCCGATGCTGACGCATTTGCACCTGTACACCCCTGCTTTCTGTATGAGAGCCTGTGGTGTCTGGTGGGATTCATACTCCTGCATCTTTATTTCAAACACCGCAAGTTCGACGGCGAGATATTTATAATGTATGCAGGCTGGTACGGTCTGGGAAGATTCTTTATCGAGGGTCTCAGAACAGATTCGCTGTATCTTGGTCATATCAGAGTTTCTCAGCTGGTCGCAGGAACCTGCGTAGTGGCATCTATCGTACTTTGGATAGTTTTCAGAAGCATTACAAAGCGTTCGGGCAATTACAAGTTCTTCTATGAGACCGAGGTATCCAAGGCTCAGCTGGCAGAATATGCAGGCTATGAGGATATGCAGAAGGAAAAGAAAGAGCTGAAAAAGAAGATAGCTGAAGCTAAGCACAAGGGCGAGAGCTTTGTGGAGCTGGAAAAGGAATACAACGAGAAATTCGGCAAGGACGCGATAAAGGCTCAGAAGCAGGCGCTCAAGGATGCAGCCGAAAAGGACAAGACAGAAATTCCCAACGATGGTTACAAGTCTATACTCGCTGATGACGAGGACGAAGATAAAAAGGACAGCAGTGAGGATTGA
- the folD gene encoding bifunctional methylenetetrahydrofolate dehydrogenase/methenyltetrahydrofolate cyclohydrolase FolD, with the protein MANIIDGKAVSAQVKEGIRQEVEALKAKGIEIGLAVVIVGDDPASQVYVKNKEKACEAVGFNSYKYALPAETTEEELLALVDKLNNDDKVDGILVQLPLPKHLDDKIIINNIRPDKDVDAFHPVNVGKIMIGDYSFLPCTPAGVMELIKSTGTDVAGKECVVIGRSNIVGKPQAMLLLHQNGTVTITHSKTKNLKEVCARADILVAAVGRAKMVTADYIKEGAVVIDVGMNRDENGKLCGDVDFEDCKEKAGFITPVPGGVGPMTIAMLMKNTLTAGKEHHGV; encoded by the coding sequence ATGGCAAACATTATTGACGGCAAGGCAGTATCGGCACAGGTTAAAGAGGGCATCAGACAGGAAGTCGAGGCACTGAAAGCTAAGGGCATTGAGATAGGTCTGGCAGTAGTTATCGTCGGCGATGACCCTGCTTCACAGGTGTACGTAAAGAACAAGGAGAAGGCTTGCGAGGCTGTGGGCTTCAATTCCTACAAGTATGCACTGCCAGCTGAAACTACCGAGGAAGAACTTCTGGCACTGGTAGACAAGCTCAACAATGACGATAAGGTCGATGGTATACTTGTACAGCTCCCTCTGCCCAAGCACCTTGATGACAAGATCATCATCAACAATATCCGTCCCGACAAGGACGTTGACGCTTTCCACCCTGTAAACGTGGGCAAGATAATGATAGGCGATTACAGCTTCCTGCCCTGCACACCTGCGGGCGTTATGGAACTGATAAAGTCAACAGGTACAGATGTTGCGGGCAAGGAGTGCGTTGTTATCGGCAGAAGCAATATCGTTGGCAAGCCACAGGCTATGCTGCTGCTGCACCAGAACGGCACTGTTACTATCACACATTCCAAGACCAAGAACCTTAAAGAGGTATGCGCAAGGGCTGATATCCTTGTTGCAGCTGTGGGCAGGGCTAAGATGGTTACTGCTGACTACATCAAGGAGGGTGCGGTAGTTATCGACGTTGGCATGAACCGCGACGAGAACGGCAAGCTGTGCGGAGATGTTGATTTTGAGGACTGCAAGGAAAAAGCAGGCTTCATCACACCTGTGCCCGGCGGTGTTGGTCCTATGACTATTGCTATGCTGATGAAGAATACACTGACAGCAGGCAAAGAACATCACGGAGTATAA